One segment of Pleomorphomonas sp. PLEO DNA contains the following:
- a CDS encoding alginate lyase family protein yields the protein MRSLLIALLSLMTMAGLAASSSAKMLPPFSPRSPSDFAIGKECAAPPAPVVNLKVISKYGNDGPERDTVDPEADRAFQAQMAPIRAFSQTVVKMANRYTEHGGAADARCALTWLRAWAEGQALSRMDNPNAEFERAQILAGLGMALIQISPAVEGDARLASVTKWMAELATSTDTFFGATRDKLRGSRNNHAYWAALASAAVAVAADDRKLLDWAVETYKAGVRGATAQGGLPLELARGKKAREYHLFALNALVPVAAFAEANGIPAYNVCDGALHKIVHFTLQSIANPATMTAAAGKAQEPFPKGLPPAQSVAFLELYHRAFPGTAPMEPQLLALRPFIATNLGGNQTLLYGR from the coding sequence ATGCGCAGTCTATTGATCGCCCTGCTGTCTCTGATGACGATGGCCGGGCTAGCCGCCAGCTCATCGGCGAAAATGCTGCCGCCGTTCTCGCCGCGTTCGCCCAGCGATTTTGCCATTGGAAAAGAGTGCGCCGCGCCACCAGCGCCGGTCGTCAACCTTAAGGTCATCTCGAAATACGGCAACGACGGCCCTGAGCGCGACACGGTCGACCCTGAGGCCGATCGTGCGTTCCAGGCGCAGATGGCCCCCATCCGGGCGTTCTCCCAAACCGTCGTCAAGATGGCCAATCGCTACACCGAGCATGGCGGAGCCGCCGACGCGCGCTGCGCCCTCACATGGCTGCGGGCTTGGGCTGAGGGGCAGGCTCTGTCGCGGATGGACAACCCCAATGCCGAATTCGAACGGGCGCAAATCCTCGCCGGCCTCGGCATGGCCCTGATCCAGATTTCGCCGGCCGTCGAAGGGGACGCGCGCCTCGCCTCCGTCACAAAGTGGATGGCCGAGCTCGCAACCTCCACCGACACGTTCTTCGGCGCCACCCGCGACAAGCTCAGGGGATCGCGCAACAATCACGCCTATTGGGCAGCTCTTGCCTCGGCAGCGGTGGCCGTGGCGGCCGACGATCGGAAACTATTGGATTGGGCCGTGGAGACCTACAAAGCCGGTGTCCGCGGCGCCACCGCGCAAGGCGGCTTGCCGCTGGAGCTGGCGCGCGGCAAGAAGGCCCGCGAGTACCACCTCTTCGCCCTGAACGCCCTGGTGCCGGTCGCTGCCTTCGCCGAGGCCAACGGCATCCCGGCCTACAATGTCTGCGACGGTGCCTTGCACAAGATCGTGCACTTCACGCTGCAATCAATCGCCAATCCAGCCACGATGACCGCCGCCGCCGGCAAGGCGCAGGAGCCTTTCCCCAAGGGATTGCCGCCCGCCCAGAGCGTGGCGTTCCTGGAGCTCTATCATCGAGCCTTTCCGGGCACGGCACCGATGGAACCGCAACTTCTCGCCTTGCGCCCGTTCATCGCCACCAATCTCGGCGGCAACCAAACTCTTTTATATGGCCGATAA
- a CDS encoding Na+/H+ antiporter: MEAVAIALVLLLAVVISGVLSRMSPISLPLPLYQIALGACVASVADLGVELQPDLFFLLFLPPLLFLDGWRIPKEGLFRDKGTILELALGLVVFTVVGVGFFINWLIPAMPLAVAFALAAILSPTDPIAVSAIAKRVPIPKRLMHILEGESLLNDASGLVCMRFAVATALTGTFSLPSAFATFLWLAIGGIAIGTAVTWGTTKAKNWLSKRFGEDSGSQILVSLLIPFASYLLAEHFHCSGILAAVAAGITMSYAEQSGQALAVTRVRRSAVWDTVHFAANGIIFVLLGEQLPQIVAGAARVVQETGHHDPAWLFVYIVAINLALAALRLLWAWTSLRFVLFKAARQGRTLETPSWRLVVATSLAGVRGTITLAGVLTLPLTMNDGSPFPARDLAILLAAGVIIVSLVAASVALPHLLKNIKLPPEPSNQEAEDGARTAAAEAAIKAIEQAQHEMGEGRADADLYIDAGARIMELYRQRIDGRAKTGDERELARRIDDIERKLRLAGLHAERDEIYRKARARKISDVAARKLVREVDLLEARLGGST; the protein is encoded by the coding sequence ATGGAAGCGGTCGCGATTGCACTCGTCTTGTTGCTGGCCGTCGTCATCAGCGGTGTGCTCTCGCGCATGTCGCCCATTTCCCTGCCGCTGCCGCTCTACCAGATCGCGCTGGGCGCCTGCGTTGCCTCGGTGGCCGACCTGGGCGTCGAGCTGCAACCCGATCTGTTCTTCCTGCTGTTTCTGCCGCCGCTGCTGTTTCTCGATGGCTGGCGCATCCCCAAAGAGGGCCTGTTCCGCGACAAGGGCACGATCCTGGAACTCGCCCTCGGCCTTGTCGTCTTCACGGTGGTCGGCGTCGGCTTCTTTATCAACTGGCTGATTCCGGCCATGCCGCTGGCCGTTGCCTTCGCGCTCGCTGCCATCCTGTCGCCCACCGACCCCATCGCCGTGTCGGCCATTGCCAAGCGGGTGCCGATCCCCAAACGGCTGATGCACATTCTCGAAGGCGAGTCGCTGCTCAACGACGCCTCGGGTCTGGTCTGCATGCGCTTTGCCGTGGCGACGGCACTCACCGGCACCTTCTCGCTTCCCAGCGCTTTCGCCACCTTCCTGTGGCTGGCCATCGGCGGCATCGCCATCGGCACCGCCGTCACCTGGGGAACGACGAAAGCCAAGAACTGGCTGTCGAAACGGTTCGGCGAGGATAGCGGCTCGCAGATCCTGGTCAGCCTGCTCATTCCCTTTGCCAGTTACCTCCTGGCCGAGCATTTCCACTGCTCGGGCATCCTCGCCGCCGTCGCCGCCGGCATCACGATGAGCTACGCCGAGCAGTCCGGCCAAGCGCTCGCCGTCACCCGCGTGAGGCGCAGCGCCGTCTGGGACACCGTGCATTTCGCCGCCAACGGCATCATCTTCGTGCTGCTCGGCGAACAGCTTCCCCAGATCGTCGCCGGCGCCGCGCGGGTCGTCCAGGAAACCGGCCATCACGACCCGGCGTGGCTCTTTGTCTATATCGTGGCCATTAACCTGGCGCTGGCCGCCCTGCGCCTGTTGTGGGCCTGGACCTCGCTACGCTTCGTCCTGTTCAAGGCGGCGCGCCAGGGCAGAACCTTGGAGACGCCGAGCTGGCGCCTGGTGGTGGCAACCTCGCTGGCCGGCGTGCGTGGCACCATAACGCTGGCCGGCGTGCTGACGCTGCCGCTCACCATGAACGACGGGTCGCCCTTCCCGGCGCGCGACCTGGCCATATTGCTCGCCGCCGGTGTGATCATCGTGTCGCTGGTCGCCGCGAGCGTCGCGCTGCCGCATCTTTTGAAGAACATCAAACTGCCGCCGGAGCCGTCAAACCAGGAAGCTGAGGATGGCGCCCGCACGGCAGCGGCCGAGGCGGCGATCAAGGCCATCGAACAGGCCCAGCACGAGATGGGCGAAGGCCGCGCCGACGCCGATCTCTATATCGATGCCGGCGCGCGGATCATGGAGCTCTATCGGCAGCGCATCGACGGCCGCGCCAAGACCGGCGACGAGCGGGAACTGGCGCGCAGGATTGACGACATCGAGCGCAAGCTCCGCCTCGCCGGGCTGCACGCCGAACGCGACGAGATCTACCGTAAAGCCCGCGCTCGCAAGATTTCCGATGTGGCGGCCCGCAAGCTGGTCAGGGAAGTCGACCTCCTGGAAGCACGGCTCGGCGGCTCGACATAG
- a CDS encoding adenine deaminase C-terminal domain-containing protein yields the protein MSSTAKPTRFSVKPLHLLTRRLADVASGRADPDMVITGARVLSTYSDRILNEREIWVSGGRIAAVLPAGSYRGGAATIYDARGGIIGPGLIDPHIHIESSMVTACAYAEAALLNGTTTIFCDSHEIGNVMDVAGIEAMMEDAREAPLSIFHTLASTVPATSPEMETAGGDLTPEKIAALFDKWPEAVALGEKMDFVPVTMGDERSHAIIAAALSRGRPVSGHVYGREFVAAYAASGVTDTHEATDRDIADDLLEAGVWIFLRGGPPTTPWHSLPEAIKTMTELGASPRRIAVCTDDRDAEDLLAFGLDWVVRQAYKIGVPRTTAWALGSISGATRYAMDGEIGGLGGGRRADLVLLDDDLVPQSTWYGGELMVDHRSITPTLEASLEARYRYPDAAYATVHLPKTLKLTPELPTAPLTANVIRTELPGIVLKHVKLELEPANDWQTLFDRHDLAFVTVVERHGKSDGNIAHGLLQNFGLKHGAVASSVGHDSHNIIVAGTNEADMRVALQAIEAERGGICVVRDGVVTAMVPLPVAGLMSDKRVHVVAGEVQALKAEWEKAGCTLPYMGFNLIPLSVIPEIRITDKGMVLVPEMTQVPLFEAAE from the coding sequence ATGTCCAGCACCGCCAAGCCGACGCGTTTTTCCGTCAAGCCCCTGCACCTGTTGACCCGTCGCCTCGCCGACGTGGCGTCCGGCCGCGCCGATCCAGACATGGTGATCACCGGTGCCCGTGTCCTGTCCACCTATTCCGACCGCATCTTGAATGAACGCGAGATCTGGGTTTCCGGCGGCCGCATCGCCGCCGTCTTGCCGGCCGGCAGCTACCGGGGCGGCGCGGCAACGATCTATGACGCCCGTGGTGGCATCATCGGACCGGGCCTGATCGATCCGCATATCCACATCGAAAGCTCGATGGTGACGGCCTGCGCCTATGCCGAGGCCGCGCTTTTGAACGGCACCACCACCATCTTCTGCGACAGCCACGAGATCGGCAACGTGATGGACGTCGCCGGCATCGAGGCGATGATGGAGGATGCCCGCGAGGCGCCGCTGTCCATCTTCCATACGCTGGCCTCCACGGTGCCCGCCACCTCGCCCGAGATGGAAACGGCCGGCGGCGACCTGACGCCGGAGAAGATCGCCGCCCTGTTCGACAAGTGGCCGGAAGCGGTCGCCCTCGGCGAGAAGATGGACTTCGTGCCCGTCACCATGGGTGACGAGCGCAGCCACGCCATCATCGCCGCCGCCCTGTCGCGCGGCCGGCCGGTGTCCGGCCACGTCTACGGCCGCGAGTTCGTCGCCGCCTATGCCGCCTCCGGCGTCACCGACACCCACGAGGCCACCGACCGCGACATCGCCGACGACCTGCTGGAAGCCGGCGTCTGGATCTTCCTGCGCGGCGGCCCGCCGACCACGCCCTGGCACTCGCTGCCCGAGGCGATCAAGACGATGACCGAGCTCGGCGCCTCGCCGCGCCGCATCGCCGTCTGCACCGACGACCGCGACGCCGAGGACCTCCTGGCCTTCGGCCTCGACTGGGTGGTGCGGCAGGCCTACAAGATCGGCGTTCCACGCACCACAGCCTGGGCGCTGGGCTCGATCTCCGGCGCCACGCGCTATGCCATGGATGGCGAGATCGGCGGCCTCGGCGGCGGCCGGCGCGCCGACCTGGTGCTACTCGACGACGATCTGGTACCGCAGAGCACCTGGTACGGCGGCGAGCTGATGGTCGACCACCGCTCGATCACCCCGACGCTGGAAGCCAGCCTCGAAGCGCGCTACCGCTACCCGGACGCCGCTTACGCCACCGTGCATCTGCCGAAGACGCTGAAGCTGACGCCCGAACTGCCGACCGCGCCGCTCACCGCCAACGTCATCCGCACCGAGCTGCCGGGCATCGTGCTGAAGCACGTCAAGCTCGAGCTCGAGCCGGCCAACGACTGGCAGACGCTGTTCGACCGCCACGACCTCGCCTTCGTCACCGTCGTCGAGCGGCATGGCAAGTCGGACGGCAACATCGCCCATGGCCTGTTGCAGAACTTCGGCCTGAAGCACGGCGCCGTCGCCTCCTCGGTCGGCCACGACAGCCACAACATCATCGTCGCCGGCACCAACGAGGCCGACATGCGCGTGGCGCTTCAAGCCATCGAGGCCGAGCGCGGCGGCATCTGCGTCGTCCGCGACGGCGTGGTGACGGCCATGGTGCCGCTGCCGGTCGCCGGCCTGATGTCCGACAAGCGCGTGCATGTCGTCGCCGGCGAAGTGCAGGCGCTGAAGGCCGAGTGGGAAAAGGCGGGCTGCACCCTGCCCTACATGGGCTTCAACCTGATCCCGCTGTCGGTCATCCCGGAAATCCGCATCACCGACAAGGGCATGGTGCTGGTGCCGGAAATGACCCAGGTGCCGCTGTTTGAGGCGGCGGAGTAA